Genomic window (Rossellomorea aquimaris):
GACTTAATGATGTGAATCTGTCATGAAATCGGTGATAAACGGACATGGAAACAGACAGTAGATATTAGAGAAAGAAGAGATAGTAAACAACAACATTGCGACTGTGACGGGCGCGTGAGGATTGGGGCCGTGTCCAGGAAAAGGGGCACAGAAACCCATCATGAATCATAAACCGGCTTTTCCGAGTGCAACCTAATACAAATGGGCTATCTTCAGCCACTGGTTGCGACTTCCGGATCATTGACGGTGATCCGGCACTATTATAGTGTTCTTGTCAGAAAGAAAGGGGGTGTGCCGATGCGAAGTGTCCGCAGCCGGTTGTTCGGGATGCTGATCGTGTTCATCATCCTGCCGTATTTTCTGTCGGTTTTCATTATTTACAACAACACGAAGACAAGTGTGGAGGAGCATGAGATCGAGACGAGCAGGGAAGAGCTCGAGGAGAGCGGGGCGGTACTGGAACGGTATTTCGAGGACATGATTTCCCTTCCCTATGCCCTTTACAACGACCCTGATGTTTTACGGGTATTCCAACAGGGACTAAAGGGGGATCAGGAGGATTCTTTCGAGAGAAGCATGAAGATTTTCTCCGTCACCCGTCCGGATATCCGGCAGCTGCGCTTTTATTTCAACCGGGATCAGGAGGCGATGACAGTGTATCGCTCGAAGTTCAGTGCCCCGAAAGTGCAGGAGGATGTCCTTCGGGATCCCCTTTTGAAAAAGCTGTATGAGTCAGATCGGAATTATCTCATCGAAGCCCCCCATGTGATCGAGAATGCGGGAAACGCGGCGATCATCCCGGAATCGGATAAGACGAAGGTGCTTACTATCCATCACAAGGTGAGGAATATCCTTACGGGTAAGTTCCTCGGGTTCCTGTCCATGGATATCGAAGTGAATTCGTACGGTTCGATCATCCGGCATCTGTCCGATACGGGGGATGCACGGGTGGCGCTCCTGGATGAGAAGGGGAGCATCTTCTATTCCAGCCGAATCGGGGAATCCTTTCAAGAGAAGCCGTCACCTGACGAACTCATCCTCAATGAGGAGCTTGGAGGGAAACTTGAAGGCTGGAAGATCGTGAAGATCATTCCAAAGGCTTCCCTGTTCAAGGACGTAAATGAAGCGGCGTATTCGAATACTCTATTGGGGATCGGTGTAGTGGTCCTCGGGATCATCATGGTGATGGTGATTTCCCATATAATCACGAAGCCCATCATTCACCTTAGTGAAAAGGTAAGGAGCATCGAAGGCGGCAATATGGACATCGACTTTACCACCTCACGGAAGGATGAGCTGGGTCATTTGGAGGAACATATGGAC
Coding sequences:
- a CDS encoding sensor histidine kinase → MRSVRSRLFGMLIVFIILPYFLSVFIIYNNTKTSVEEHEIETSREELEESGAVLERYFEDMISLPYALYNDPDVLRVFQQGLKGDQEDSFERSMKIFSVTRPDIRQLRFYFNRDQEAMTVYRSKFSAPKVQEDVLRDPLLKKLYESDRNYLIEAPHVIENAGNAAIIPESDKTKVLTIHHKVRNILTGKFLGFLSMDIEVNSYGSIIRHLSDTGDARVALLDEKGSIFYSSRIGESFQEKPSPDELILNEELGGKLEGWKIVKIIPKASLFKDVNEAAYSNTLLGIGVVVLGIIMVMVISHIITKPIIHLSEKVRSIEGGNMDIDFTTSRKDELGHLEEHMDDMMHRINQHIEREYKLEIESRKNQFRALKSQVNPHFLFNALQTIGAVALRSNAKDVYRLITSLSKMMRYSLHADQWVTVKDELTYIESYLSLQKERFGEGARADIIVEEDVLPASIPSMILQPLVENYFKHSYEEGYENSTLTIHGKLGGDSITFIVQNTGASMTVEELEGIQSSLYRKAVAEPFRDSGIGLKNIYERLQLNFNDEASFDIDRMEGNGFRVTMTLPFLENR